A single region of the Sphaeramia orbicularis chromosome 6, fSphaOr1.1, whole genome shotgun sequence genome encodes:
- the smc1b gene encoding structural maintenance of chromosomes protein 1B isoform X2, translated as MDAISFATGARAASLRVKQLRELIHGARIGHPVAKTARVTIRYRDDEEHDTSFRRSISGDSSEYHINGEHVTHSKYMEELEKVNILAKAQNCLVFQAEKYQAVLDELYQKRLQLGLMELYHNERTIHKLSDDLKEKQQTAAAKTSTVKTWEQKVKTLKKEHGCLSREQQHIDKELCTQEHILSQCMSKYIKAKINSSHHMKKAEELRTKLKKNQKLVVIKEQELVEGQQEIIEMEKTWRKYERQEQEVTRGRDIELDQDQFERYKELKEVSRKQTAVLRQQVDRLHWEVKANYAKIALDQRRRKEVEVAIRNNHTELEDLTHRAEKLEEYTKTCQSATEEYCQQEKNLSTELRQVHQRSEEVKQDLRQVVEELENASLDSHESRRQLRRKELLEKLHRLYPDTVYGRLCDLCSPIHKKYQLAVTKVFGHFMNSVVVASEKVARDCIQFTKEELFEPETFLPVSYLDVHPLNERLREMTGVKMVVDVVQVNTPTLATQMKKVIQFVCGNALVCETIKEARSVAFGRLERYKTVSLDGTLFSKSGVISGGSRDLQRKAYCWDEKEMRKLKERKDQLMAELSELMKLRRKESDLKQVIAQAQGAQTRLKYSNAELDNIRKNKILRCQADISHLESDLTNLDSEIQMQEDSVDVKAVEMKKIRDQINQMEDLVFSDFCAEIKVDSIREYEQEHVKQQTEQEKKRLQFEAQVAYLNAQLEYGQEWLEQQKKELHHTREAMDKEQKAVVEHRKDEEKLLAAVEVNQNNILDLKNQLLAKENQVLAAKTELDQKIQTLQEINKELVKLQQKVMSVETAWEQKCLSRHNLLLDCKIQGLPITLLSGSLDEITQVQLDSESGSTGTTMDLFEREAQLIIDYSVLQEEFRNLQDDEEVNSCLEKLKDSVTSIEEVLNRTAVPNLKALEKMREVREKLHGLMEAFDASSKESRKCSQEFEEIKGRRCQLFSQCFEHVSVAVDHIYKSICRNSSAQAILSAENPEEPYLGGISYNCVAPGKRFMSMDNLSGGEKALAALALVFAIHSFRPAPFLILDEVDAALDNSNIGKVTSFIRHESSRNMQIITISLKEEFFSKADALLGVYSDVDECMCMFSHILTLDLRAYPEVEEDGRKQTDTSQDSQSSA; from the exons ATGGACGCCATCAGCTTTGCCACGGGGGCGCGGGCCGCTTCTCTCCGTGTGAAACAGCTCAGAGAGCTGATCCATGGAGCTCGCATCGGGCACCCAGTGGCGAAGACCGCAAGAGTGACAATCCGGTACCGCGACGACGAGGAGCATGACACTTCCTTCCGACGTAGTATCTCCG GTGACTCCTCTGAGTATCACATCAACGGCGAACATGTAACTCATTCCAAATATATGGAGGAGCTGGAGAAGGTCAACATCTTGGCCAAAGCTCAAAATTGTCTGGTGTTTCAG GCAGAGAAGTACCAGGCAGTGCTGGACGAGCTGTACCAGAAACGTCTGCAGCTTGGCCTGATGGAGCTCTACCATAATGAGAGAACAATCCACAAGCTGAGTGACGATCTGAAGGAGAAGCAGCAGACTGCAGCCGCCAAGACCAGTACTGTGAAAACCTGGGAGCAGAAGGTCAAAACCCTCAAGAAGGAGCATGGATGTCTCAGCAGAGAGCAGCAACACATCGACAAGGAACTCTG TACCCAGGAGCACATTCTGTCCCAGTGTATGTCCAAGTACatcaaagcaaaaataaacagcTCCCATCATATGAAGAAAGCTGAGGAGCTCCGTACCAAACTGAAGAAGAACCAGAAGCTGGTGGTGATTAAAGAGCAGGAGCTGGTAGAGGGACAGCAGGAGATCATTGAAATGGAGAAGACCTGGAGGAAATATGAGAGGCAGGAACAGGAAGTTACCCGAGGGAGGGATATTgagctggaccaggaccag TTTGAGCGATACAAAGAGCTGAAAGAGGTCAGCCGTAAGCAGACTGCTGTCCTCAGACAGCAGGTCGATAGACTGCACTGGGAGGTCAAAGCAAACTACGCGAAGATTGCTTTAGACCAGCGTAGAAGGAAAGAGGTGGAG GTCGCCATCAGGAACAACCACACTGAGCTTGAAGATCTGACACATAGAGCAGAGAAACTGGAGGAGTACACCAAGACCTGCCA GTCAGCCACTGAGGAATACTGTCAGCAGGAGAAGAATCTGAGCACTGAGCTTCGGCAGGTTCACCAGCGCTCTGAGGAGGTGAAACAGGACCTGCGTCAGGTTGTGGAGGAGCTGGAGAATGCCAGCCTTGACAGTCACGAGAGCAGACGACAGCTGCGACGAAAAGAGCTGCTGGAGAAACTCCACAGGCTCTACCCTGACACTGTG TATGGCCGCTTGTGTGACCTGTGTAGCCCCATCCATAAGAAGTACCAGCTGGCTGTCACCAAGGTCTTTGGACACTTCATGAACTCTGTTGTTGTGGCTTCAGAGAAAGTGGCCCGAGACTGCATTCAGTTCACCAAGGAGGAGTTATTTGAACCTGAAACCTTCCTGCCCGTCAGCTATCTGGAT GTACATCCTCTAAATGAACGGCTTAGGGAGATGACTGGTGTTAAGATGGTGGTGGATGTTGTTCAGGTGAACACACCTACACTTGCCACTCAGATGAAGAAggtaattcagtttgtttgtggaAATGCTCTGGTGTGTGAGACCATCAAAGAGGCGAGGAGTGTGGCCTTTGGCAGACTGGAGCGCTATAAG ACCGTATCTCTGGATGGAACACTTTTCTCCAAGTCAGGAGTGATTTCCGGAGGCTCCAGGGACCTGCAGAGGAAAGCGTACTGCTGGGATGAGAAGGAgatgagaaaactgaaggaacgCAAAGACCAATTGATGGCAGAACTGAGC GAACTGATGAAGCTGAGGCGAAAGGAATCAGACCTGAAACAGGTCATTGCTCAGGCTCAGGGTGCTCAGACTCGCCTCAAATACTCCAATGCTGAGCTAGACAACATTCGTAAAAACAAAATCCTCAGATGCCAAGCG GATATTTCTCATTTGGAGAGTGATTTAACAAACCTAGACTCAGAGATCCAGATGCAGGAGGATAGCGTAGATGTGAAGGCTGTAGAGATGAAGAAGATCAGAGACCAGATCAACCAG ATGGAGGACTTGGTGTTTTCTGACTTCTGTGCTGAGATCAAAGTGGACAGTATCAGGGAGTATGAGCAGGAGCATGTGAAACAGCAAACGGAGCAGGAGAAGAAGAG GCTGCAGTTTGAAGCTCAGGTTGCTTATCTGAATGCACAGCTGGAATATGGACAGGAGTGGCTGGAGCAGCAGAAGAAGGAGCTTCATCATACCAGAGAGGCGATGGACAAAGAGCAGAAAGCCGTGGTCGAGCATAGGAAG GATGAGGAGAAGCTGCTGGCTGCAGTGGAGGTGAATCAGAACAACATCCTGGATCTGAAGAACCAGCTTTTAGCCAAGGAGAACCAAGTGTTGGCTGCCAAAACTGAACTGGACCAGAAAATTCAAACCCTCCAAGAGATTAACAA AGAGCTGGTGAAGCTCCAGCAGAAGGTGATGTCTGTAGAAACAGCCTGGGAGCAAAAATGTCTGTCCAGACACAACCTGCTTCTGGACTGTAAAATCCAAGGACTGCCGATCACTCTGCTGTCAGGAAGTCTGGATGAAATCACTCAGGTGCAG CTGGATTCAGAGTCTGGAAGCACTGGGACCACTATGGACTTGTTTGAGAGGGAAGCCCAGCTCATCATTGACTACTCAGTTCTGCAGGAAGAGTTCAGG AATCTGCAAGATGATGAGGAGGTGAATTCCTGCTTGGAGAAGCTGAAGGATTCCGTCACCTCCATAGAGGAAGTGTTAAATCGCACTGCTGTTCCTAACCTTAAAGCTCTGGAGAAAATGAGGGAGGTGAGGGAGAAGCTGCATGGACTGATGGAAG CCTTTGATGCCAGCAGCAAAGAATCTCGGAAGTGTAGTCAGGAGTTTGAGGAGATCAAAGGTCGCCGCTGCCAGCTCTTCAGCCAGTGCTTTGAACACGTGTCTGTTGCTGTCGACCACATCTATAAAAGTATCTGCAGGAACAGCAGCGCTCAG GCCATTCTAAGTGCAGAGAACCCTGAGGAGCCGTATCTGGGCGGCATCAGCTACAACTGTGTAGCTCCAGGAAAACGCTTCATGTCCATGGACAATCTATCTGGAGGAGAGAAGGCACTCGCTGCCCTGGCTCTAGTGTTCGCCATCCACAG CTTCCGCCCGGCTCCTTTCCTTATTTTGGACGAGGTGGATGCAGCTTTAGACAACTCCAACATTGGAAAG GTGACCAGTTTCATCAGACACGAGTCCAGCAGGAACATGCAGATCATCACCATTTCACTGAAGGAGGAATTTTTCTCCAAAGCCGATGCTCTGCTGGGAGTTTACTCAGAT GTGGAcgaatgtatgtgtatgttcaGCCACATCCTGACCCTTGACCTGCGTGCATATCCTGAGGTTGAAGAGGATGGCAGGAAACAGACAGACACAAGCCAGGATTCACAGTCATCTGCATGA